In the genome of Microplitis demolitor isolate Queensland-Clemson2020A chromosome 5, iyMicDemo2.1a, whole genome shotgun sequence, the window ttttaatcagggatatgTGCAAGCGTAACAAGAATAGTACTATTCGTCTACTTGAAAAGAAAGTGATAGAGAAAAGTACCCCAATCCCTTTTATTTTCCTGAAATAAATCATTACCTTCTCCATCATTCTGTTCAATCCAATCCTTAACAGACTGTaatcttatatttttgtaaacgtcaattttttgtaaaactcTCAATACATCTCCATAGGTTAATTCTTCATCAATCATATCTTCTTCagctgagaaaataaaatcgtgACTATTTATAGTGTCTGAACtaacaaattcaaaagaatttggtaaattttcaattttacacTCAACAGGCCATATTTTTTTCCAGCACTTGTATATTGATTCTTGTTTCACTGCTTCCCAAGCTTCATTCACCCAATAAATTGCCTCTTTAATCGTAACGTCTGTTAACAGAGTAGGTAATTCAACGTTGTCTTGTTTTTTACTCACTAATGCTagagttaaaatatatttatatcgccGTTTAACTGCTTCAAGAATACCTTGACCTAGAGGTTGTATTAATGCCATAACATTTGATGGAAAGATAACAGTTTCCAtactatttacttttaaatgcaGATGAGCTCTGCAATCATTGACCAGAAGGACAGCTCTCAAAggcaaattttcttttgttaaaTATCTAGTTACTTTTGgtacaaattcatttttgaacCATTCTTCAAATATCTCAGTATCCATTGACGCTTTTGTTTGATGCCTATAGTATACAGGTAAATGATTTTTAGGAATTCCATCTAAAGCTTTAGGGTTCTTAGTATTACCAATTATAACTAatggtaatttaaatgtaccATCAGCATTACAACAAACCGTAACTGTCAAGCGATCAACGTTTGTTTTTAAACTACTTAATTCAGATTCTTCTTCCCTGCTGAACATCATCATAGGAagtgatttataatttaatggagtATCAACAAGATTAAAAACTTGTTTTCTTGATAGTCCTTCAGATTGCACGTCATTTCGAAATTTGGTTATAAATTCTTCAGCAGCTTCTTGatctcttaataatttttccttaTTAGTCGTCTGTAGTTTTATGTTATATCTGTTCTTCCAGTTTCGTAACCAACCGTCGCTAGCACTAAACTTTGTTTtgcaattcattttttcatgtAAATCAAGAGCTCGTTGCTTTAACATTGTTCCCGTTACAAAATCACCTGTTCTTCTTGATTCACATAACCAAATGTAAAGTGCTTCATCAACTTCAGCATTTAATGCTTGACGTCGACGTTTACGCTGAACTATATGTTCTATTAAACTGTCTTCAAGTTccttacgattttttttccattttcttACAGTACTAGCattaacatttatttcttttaaaatattattcaaaggTTCACTTTCTAAACGGTCTATTATTTCTAACTTTtcttttatggaaaaatttttgcactttcttttcaattctttttttttatcatcactttcggataatttattaacgGTAGGCttctccatttttttttacattctaaaattattaatatttacatgattattagaaaaaaaaatatatatatatatatatatatatatatatataatttcaaacaattttccatttaacctcaaaattagtataaaaatataaattttctaatacttaCTGCAACACTATCAATTGATATCACTTAAACTAACAATAAAACAGCAAAAACGTACTTCTAGTGTCTAATTAGATTATTTAATGACtagttataataaaagtatttacgCAAGATATATTATAATCAAAGTCCAATAAGTGCTGATCCAATAAGTACAGATTTCCCCTCAATTGTTAACCACACTACAAATTATACAGTGACGTAGCTCCCAATCGAAGCTTCATAtttgtatgtgtgtatgtgtacatgtatatgtgcATTGTTCATGTGATGTAATAGCGCATCGTtatagtttacttttttaaaggaGAAGGGGAATTTCATAAGTgcattttatcagaaaatttttcctcCATCGACTACCATCCGTATTTATTGGACTGGAACTATATTTGTTTTGATCATGTAAGTGCCATTTTTAGGAATTTCTTCTCCTCCATCAAATACAAACGAGTacttattgtaatttaatttaattgtattaataTAGAAAAGCAGATATTATACGATTTTAGTCATGtgtatttaattctttaaaataagattcattaattaatttattataataatggaaTTGAAAATAATGCGCGTATTGATTTTTCACATCTTTAAGTacgcatttataaatttttattttatttacatttcatttttttattctaaaattttttaaattgccaaTTGTCAGCTGCATCCAcactcattcatttttatgaattataattttttcccaaaaactataatataagatatatattaatttattaacgttTTCCGCaatttacatattaaaaacACAATTCAGTGGCAGTATCACggtgggaaaaaaataaaaaagaataataaagataaaaaaaaaatcttgcaaatatatatatttttatttttactttctagtttcaaatttttgctttATCTTGCATTTCTACTTGAATTgtttctttgaaattttttagatagccaccaaaaaagtttattgaatTAGAATAACCATTTACTAGCTTGGAAACCATGACATACAAGGGCATAATTTACTGCCGTAGTACAGAAATGTCCTAGCAGTATCTTATATTTTACAGGCTGAACTTTAAATGATCAaacgaattaaattaaaaaaaaaaaaaatttattttatatttatgggAATACATTAtgtttaagtttttaattttaaaatttcaataacgaAAAGTTCTTtagaaaaacttttatttttaactttatataatcataaattcatgatattttaaaaaaattaattacaaagtaaaatatactttaaaaattaaaattgtatataataatcgTCATGGATAATAGAAACATAGTTTTTAGTGTTTCTATTTAAGTTATTGTGAGAGTTATCTCATAATCTTTCAatggattaattaaaaatataaaaatgattacacTAGACAAGAGGGTAACTAGCTGAGGATGCAATTCCACATTGGTTGTTTTTATTACGAGACATCTTAATGTATCCTTTCTCACCCCATTTTTCTCCCCAGCTGTTTTTAACAAGCCAGTAGTCTATTCCATTTTCATCAGTACCATAACCGACAACTAGAACACCATGGTCTAATTGGTCACTAGAACATTCCTCCTCATCATAGACACCTGTacaaattaaagaaaacattttaatttaataaataataaaagaagatAATCAAAACTAAATATAGTACCTTCAGAATAAAATTGGAAAGATCGTTGGGAAGCATCAATAGCGACAGAAACTGGTCCTATTGTTGCAACagctttttttaaactttcttcATCACCTTGAGGAATATCAACGTATCCAACGTCATCAGCTCCGTTGTTTCGTGGATTATAACGACATTTGTCATCTTCTGCCTCATACGGATAAGTTTTTTCAGTGTCAATTcctttattatcttttatataCTGGAATGCTTGATCCATTAAACCACCGTTACAACCATTATTACCATACTTTCCAGAACAATCAATCAAATTTTGTTCACTTAATGATGTGAGAACGCCAGACTTTCTATAATGTTGTCCTTCTAAAGCACCTGTCTGtcaacagaaaataaaaaattgttaatgattcgataaaaattaatacattagATTATTCAAAATAGAATTCTATTTATTACTGTAGAGAATGCCCAACATGAACCACAATGGCCTTGATCTTTTACTGGCGTAACAGCCCCTTTATGTCTCCAGTCAACGGATTTTGGAAACTCAACATGTTCTGGTGGAATAAATGTTGCTCCACGGCTTAGACCTCCACTACGTTGTAAAGAAGATCTTAAATTTGTATctatagttttattaaatccaTTCATCACACGAATAAAATCGTGATGGAgctaaatcaataaataaaatactttttaatacattatttatatttatttcttaataattgataatttaattaactatattatatatataccataTCTCCAAATTTGTTAAGAGCAAGTTTGTAAGAGACCAAGCCTTTCTCATATTTAGCATTGTGTTGAGCAACTTTATGTTTATTATCcatgtaaattttcattctaAAACCTTCTTCTATATCATTCTCATATTGCTTGTTATGTTGAAtctaaatcaaataataataataataataataataataataataataataataataataataataataataataataataataataataataataatattaataatgatgaaatatttttaaaatcatcaaactGTACCTTGAAAGTATTCCATTCTTCTTTAACAAGATCGTAAACTGAAATAGCCTGTATGGTACCAATAAGTACCATTAGCATAAATAAAACAGTCTTCATGACTGATTATTTAACAGGAatcaaattgtaaataaaaaaaatataaaacctgaaaggaaaaataattgaataacttttaggatttaataatcgatatttattgaaaaaataaattcatatcaaGATCAAAGTTTCTTTGTTACGCGATGACTCATCCAACTTCATTGTCATTTGTTACAGCGAAAGGTTATTTATTGtagtgtattatttttaatttaaaaaaattttccattattatatcaattaaaGATTACTAATAACACGTCACAAAGcgatgtataatttataattgattatttaattttatttataaattaataataataaaaaaaaggtgtatcgataattttgtaaactgcgcacttaataatatagatatacataactatttttaaataaatatcgacTTTTTATGACTGTTAAAagtaagtgataaaaaataattatttttataagtagaATTTAcctcagtaaaaaatttattaaacaacttAAGATGTGTTGACGACAACTGTCAAACTGGCACTGAGGGAAATGCAACTATGctacgttttatttatattgtttgtCTACTGAACTACTACAAACTATAAGTATTACACTATACTATAATTTAAGAGTAAGATGGCCTGAGAATAAAAAGTAAGTATAATATGCACCTCAATGGTTAgtctctattattattaaaaaaaaaatctcagtcatgtatttatattacaccaataaaaaatatttcctggAACTCTATCTACAGAATATGAATCACAACACTGTTTACGTTATGTATATTTACTGAGGTTTAGCATTTGTCAAAACGATAATCGAATTTCATATTAAGTGTTCATATTACCCGCTATCGCATCACGTGTGCCTACTCCTGACTATCTTTTCctccccctttttttttaataatcccAAAcgacaagaaaattttccaatggtttttttttttaattctaatttgtttccataatattaattaatgtaattagttataaataaataatacatgatATTACACTAATCATTATAAaactattacaaaattttagagAGACGCTTTAACCGAGAaaacaatcaaaaaatattattctaattataaaactaaagtttaagttgtaaaaaaattgtttacttcCCAAACGGCacaaagaaaaattgtttcttttttgttgaatttaagttaaaaattggtTAGATGATAGCAAATTGTTGCTTTAAGCTTaacaaaaagtcaaaaatttttttgtactgttgaggatttataatttatggggtaattacaaaaaaaataatcttttttaaatcataaaaaaagattGAATCATATGTATATTACGTATAATTGGTAATATGACTATTCATCATTAGATGTTTATTAATTGCTCATGTGACTGACAATCTACATGTTATCGTTTATAACCCATATTTCAtatcattgataaataaagtcttgctaaactattttatttttatattttttagtaagcaaaaaattaaaaacattgaaataacaaaaaaattgtcgagatagctatttttattttttgtgatgaatcaaatacaatttttttttattaataataaaaagaaactaGCAAACAACATGttctattatttatctaaattcgGATATGACGTACTATTTTCTAAAACGACACCAAATTcataactgaaaaaataattacagtaaattcTATCTGAAATTACACTTTTAGGGGTACCTATTATAACAGTACAATTATAAATGGGCGGtgattaacaattttataaccAATGACAGCCGAGTTTCATCTCTTAAAATCttttgttgttaaaaaaagtagtgGTGAGACGGTAAAATATTGAGGGGAACGTAACAAGAAATAGATTTCTGTATCTATATAGAGTTAACGGAAGTTTGACATAACATTGACCTTGATGACACGcgtgtaaaattaaaaaacaaagaaaatatacaacaataagttttcaaaactttagtttatttcaaccaAACTATATTGTATACTGTTTTAAGACTACGAACCAATTCTCATACGCTTTTAGAGAGTTCTAGTCTTTTTTTCTCTACCCTGCTGActctgcttaaaaaaaaagatagatTCTCGTAGCTGTAATACCTCAAGGTTACTAGAATAGGGAGGTTGGGTCAACCATTATCCCAATGTTAAATTTTGTCACTGATCCTTTTCTAGGGATAAATGCCGGTCTACCAATCAGCTTTCCCAAGGCATTTGgatgaattaattttcaatattctaCAGAGATTGGATCTGTACTCTATAGGTAATAGAAAGTAAAAACTAAGCGCGATAGATAAGAAGCAGCaaatggtaataattttatatattaaatttggaAGTTAAATGCCGCTGATTTATATAAAGAGTGTAgggaaaatatttcaataaaaaataattattttcaaatttaattttgccAAACTTTGCAATTAACTaaactaaatttgaaaaaaaaaaaaaaaaaaaacatggagCAAGTATATGatcgttcaaaaattttcaggaaaagaaatttttttttttttaatggggtTCTTTTTATCTCAAAATAAGTTACTAACTAaagattttcatgaaaaaaaaatcggtctgttggttgaccctgcgggccagccccaaaacttcccgcatatttcgagctcttcgagctcgaaaatacttttgtatccttttgttttcgagaaaaaaacgtttttcacgattttttctcaaacgatatctcccgaacaaataaaccgattaagacggttagatggcaatcgacgcgttttattgagttctacaactgatcagattttgaaattgatttattgagtcgtttttgaaaaatttcgagaatactaaaaattttttttttttttttaattctttcgacaacggtttctcttgaacgaattaaccaattttgatgtttggggtggcattcgacgcagcttatgaagcttcaaagcccagttgattttggaatcaattcaTCAAGCACATAAAAAGATCcaaaagaaacatttttgaaaaaagtttatctttggaatatctctgaacgagccTTGCCGATCGaactcaattttttcagcttttagatattgacaagccgcgtcgaatgacaccttgagaatcaaaatcggttcatccgtttaaaagttacagatatttacatacatacatacgtacgtacgtacgtacatacatacatacatacactcggacatcatcgtgaaattagtcaggataacttcctagaatctcaaaacgtcaagatctcttagaaattcgattttcgaaaatcggactgaaaccaataacttcccgaatttttgaaaatttgaaattttcttggtgggaagttaaaaattttataaaacttcttAGACAACgataatttcattataaaatgaaattaaaaatttcaatcaacaTTAAGTCTTTTATACAAAGCGAAAAGACTacgttgattaattttatatgaatttacaaaattgaaaaacgtCAAAGCTGAGTAagaaaaatctgggcgtcggttgaccctgcgggccagccccaaaacttcccgctgttttcgacctcaaagagctcgaaaacattagtgtagatatattttcgagctcttcgagctcgaaaatgctatcacatgcaattgtttttttacgatcttttcaagctctaacaagctacctgttatgctgaagtttgaaaatttaagaatcgaaaatcatcaatgaagcggtttttaaaatttagttcctgattatgttcagtaaaataagtgtattgaggcagaaatcaatgtcagggatcaaaatcaagatttaaataagttttgactcatgtaagaaacaataaaatatgaaacatccgataaaaatattaaaaactacgttttatcgatttttttgttgataatatgatttaaactaaaaaccaagttcgatgacattatatgatcaaaagaaaccataaaaaagatgagttggtatgatatcaggcacattttagtacgttatattatgatttatccggaaaaaataacataaaatgttatttttttaacttttcaacgccgatatcttttgaactaatcaatcgattttgatagttgacgtagCAATCGGTGCGttctattgaattctagagctgattaaaatttgaaattgatcgcgtcagtcgtttcgaaaatatttagaaaaaaccgtttttcaccatttctttctcctgcgataactctcgaacgaattatccgattttgatgtttgaggtggcaatcgacgcgttttattgagtaatagagctgattagattttgaagtcgatcgtataagtcgtttttgagaaaccaataaaaaactaaaaaaaaaattttttttttttcgtaattcgcaaatattttcgagtctattcgatcaaataatctgaaattttcaggaaagttaatgggcaacaagctctttcgattgccacctcaaccgtccaaatcgattcattagttcaaaaattacaaagagtttacacacacacacacacacacacacacacacacacacacacacacacacacacacacacacacacacacacacacacacacacacacacacacacacacacacacacacacacacacacacacacacacacacacacacacatatacacacactcggacatcattctgaaaatagtcagaatagcttcctaggacctcaaaacgtcgacatctgatgaaaactcgattttcgaaaatcggggtgaaaacaataacttcccgaaatttttgaaaatcgtcgattttcttagcgggaagttaaaaaaaatttttctttcagcATAAGCCAGTGAGTCCTgattttctatagattttcTTAAGCATTGATCCTAGCTGAAACTACTGTCTTGATCGAATTTTCGAGTCATTGGAGAAATCAGAGAAGTCGTTTAAAAGAATGCTAGCATATGGACGtaagggaaaaaatttttaacttcccgcctagaaaattaaatatattaaaaaaaaagggaagtcGGCTttgcctcggccaacaattacatgtggtctgagacttttcttattttactggcctaggtatataatatattatttatcaaatgtaCCTAAAGTTGAATCGAGTTTACCATTTTATAGTGTCTTTCGATCACtacatattttattgcaatCGTTTTGTTAGTTTAAGtaatattatcaagaaaatattttgtctaTTATAACGCTTTGATTTGATTCAACTCATTGAACTTTCTATTTTAATCGCATTTGGCTGTCTGAATCTGGAACCCGActttaactataaaaaaatttgaaatataactaacttttttttattaagtctACAGAGCCattaatattcattacaatattttgtatatactTTGTAAAGTGTtacgttcccgtaatattttattgattaaattaaattaattatttttaataaattaattttattcaatgtaacggaaatcggttacgataagagagtcgccgtggctcgcgggtagtcaaaacagatgacgatgcatgagacccgggccacgacgattctctcacagggaacctgagatgcagcgtcaacattttgtcaactttATTGGCtctactatattttttataatgactaaATAGTCAGTCTTACGAGAGAGCTCATGGAGCTCGAACCTCTGCTCtccattattaataaattatacaattaaTCCTAATTTAATTCAACCTTATTTTGGGGTGCCGATTGGCACccccaatattttcacctacACCATGGCCGTCCATAATATTATTACCACCAAGGGGCGAGCGCTTATCAGCTGTTCCACCCTGTCCTATAACCCTGAGCGCTCAACAGCAGTTCGGGTTTCCCTCAAATTTCCTGCCGATTTTCCTACCATTCACCTgctattgtaaaaataattatatggagtTGGAACCGGCATCGAAAGTACTTAAAATCgcgaaaaacaattaaaattaataattaataaaataatcgacgaccacggcccaccaggggtctatagacactTTAATGAGGCCAAACCTGGacattaatagaaaattaaatattcaaaaatattttaattaatattggaAATTATCCAGTATGTAACAAAAGCatgaactaattttttacaatttttattcagtCCGTCATCATTTTTCGTaggaatttttattcagaaGAATTcgattattgttttcatttttcctACAAGCAAAACTACccggataaaaattattgctcataaatgtattattaaaCATGATACCGTGTTTTCTGTACCATGCATGATCCCgtggttttttaatttttttaagaattatatgaaagttttgaatattaaagTAACGGCAtctaccctgatagccaagttggtgAGAAACTGatgagaaacttgcagccgcaactggaaccaagttgaccgccaacagttggtacctccaatagttgatggacattttctaagaaagttggtggcaaaaaatgtaaatccaaaaagttgacgatcacttcctgagaaagttggtggcaaaagttgcttgcaaaagttggcaatcataagttgacggtaaatttcttttcaatttcctcagaaacttgcattccagttgcggctccatactggcaccaactttctgagaaagttggcggtaacttgtagccaaaagttgcaaaagctgaagttgtcgataacttgtcgtcaagttggtcggaaactaatgaatgaccaactttttcacgatcaactcgtgttatcagggatAACAGATGTAACAAAATTGGAGAATTCTTTATATTACTCTACTATCGGTATTGAAAATCACGGAATGATTAACTATCGCTCTGAAATGTTACAGACACAAACGATATTATGGTAGTgttttcatagaaaaaaatggcatgcaataaaaaaaggGATCAGCGACACAAATTTGTCCCAATCTCCCTATTCTAGTAACCTTGTAATACCCATACTTGACTatagtacttttttataaacttcatttattctcataaaacctctatgagaatttatgagaatatattggattctatgaggtTTTTTAAACAGGGGCTATTTTGATCAAGACACAACATTTAAGTGAAGGCTATCCAcgaattttatgaataaaagctAATAGATCATTTCCGGAAACGTATAAATTAAtctgcacagaaaaaaagtaggTAAAGCAAAATTTAGTATGTGGACTTCACaagtaattgaaaaagaaaGTGAATATAAGAATGAAACAgaaatcaagaaaaatattggcTAGCTTTGTGAAATAGTTGAAGTTTTGATCGATTtgcaaaaaatgattttttattaaatttaattcactaATAAAATCTCAGAATTTAGAATGAAAAGTTTTGTtgatacactgagaaaaaaaatttccttcaaaagaaaaaaaaataataatttttggattaataaattattgctcGCCTCATAACTAGAGATGGGTAGTTCCGGGCATGTATAGTTCCATGAACTATGTCTTTTGTCGGATACGTATCCAATACGGATACGAATACCAATCATAATTCATTCtctatttagtataaaataatatagttcGCCGTGAATGCGTCTTAAACACGTAGGTCGCATAGCATGATGTTGTGTatactgaaatattttgtatgtatACGTTCTAAATACTGAACCTTcatgagaattaaaaacattaaatagttCCACGGATATGATTCCAGGAACTAGTTCTTTTTCGCTCCGGAAACGTTCCAGGTTCAATCCGGAATGTTTCCGGAACTACCCACCTCTACTCATAACCCACCGCGTTAAGCGTGCATTATAGCCGCTATAAAATTTTCGCCCGATTCACTTAATTTAAGTCTCTGTTATACTTTCATTAGTACGTAGAAATAAGATAAACCATATACCATTATGTAGACAATTTAGTAAACTTTAATTGTGACTTAGTTTTGAGTCGATtgatcgataaatttatttacaaataaa includes:
- the LOC103568746 gene encoding jerky protein homolog-like isoform X2; this encodes MEKPTVNKLSESDDKKKELKRKCKNFSIKEKLEIIDRLESEPLNNILKEINVNASTVRKWKKNRKELEDSLIEHIVQRKRRRQALNAEVDEALYIWLCESRRTGDFVTGTMLKQRALDLHEKMNCKTKFSASDGWLRNWKNRYNIKLQTTNKEKLLRDQEAAEEFITKFRNDVQSEGLSRKQVFNLVDTPLNYKSLPMMMFSREEESELSSLKTNVDRLTVTVCCNADGTFKLPLVIIGNTKNPKALDGIPKNHLPVYYRHQTKASMDTEIFEEWFKNEFVPKVTRYLTKENLPLRAVLLVNDCRAHLHLKVNSMETVIFPSNVMALIQPLGQGILEAVKRRYKYILTLALVSKKQDNVELPTLLTDVTIKEAIYWVNEAWEAVKQESIYKCWKKIWPVESEEDMIDEELTYGDVLRVLQKIDVYKNIRLQSVKDWIEQNDGEDFEKSLKDQGIINLSKNQSEEINENDKNLDSTNERAEFVKDNSVSGPEALNAIEKVIKFSNNFKLSLDTIVSLHKIKTEIMSLVVNSK
- the LOC103568746 gene encoding jerky protein homolog-like isoform X1, which codes for MEKPTVNKLSESDDKKKELKRKCKNFSIKEKLEIIDRLESEPLNNILKEINVNASTVRKWKKNRKELEDSLIEHIVQRKRRRQALNAEVDEALYIWLCESRRTGDFVTGTMLKQRALDLHEKMNCKTKFSASDGWLRNWKNRYNIKLQTTNKEKLLRDQEAAEEFITKFRNDVQSEGLSRKQVFNLVDTPLNYKSLPMMMFSREEESELSSLKTNVDRLTVTVCCNADGTFKLPLVIIGNTKNPKALDGIPKNHLPVYYRHQTKASMDTEIFEEWFKNEFVPKVTRYLTKENLPLRAVLLVNDCRAHLHLKVNSMETVIFPSNVMALIQPLGQGILEAVKRRYKYILTLALVSKKQDNVELPTLLTDVTIKEAIYWVNEAWEAVKQESIYKCWKKIWPVECKIENLPNSFEFVSSDTINSHDFIFSAEEDMIDEELTYGDVLRVLQKIDVYKNIRLQSVKDWIEQNDGEDFEKSLKDQGIINLSKNQSEEINENDKNLDSTNERAEFVKDNSVSGPEALNAIEKVIKFSNNFKLSLDTIVSLHKIKTEIMSLVVNSK
- the LOC103568734 gene encoding cathepsin L encodes the protein MKTVLFMLMVLIGTIQAISVYDLVKEEWNTFKIQHNKQYENDIEEGFRMKIYMDNKHKVAQHNAKYEKGLVSYKLALNKFGDMLHHDFIRVMNGFNKTIDTNLRSSLQRSGGLSRGATFIPPEHVEFPKSVDWRHKGAVTPVKDQGHCGSCWAFSTTGALEGQHYRKSGVLTSLSEQNLIDCSGKYGNNGCNGGLMDQAFQYIKDNKGIDTEKTYPYEAEDDKCRYNPRNNGADDVGYVDIPQGDEESLKKAVATIGPVSVAIDASQRSFQFYSEGVYDEEECSSDQLDHGVLVVGYGTDENGIDYWLVKNSWGEKWGEKGYIKMSRNKNNQCGIASSASYPLV